A part of Phlebotomus papatasi isolate M1 chromosome 5, Ppap_2.1, whole genome shotgun sequence genomic DNA contains:
- the LOC129808724 gene encoding ATP synthase subunit beta, mitochondrial: protein MFSAINCAVRVASKRETGKFISGLVQFNRQYAAKAAAKAGASNGRVVAVIGAVVDVQFDENLPPILNALEVDGRKPRLVLEVAQHLGENTVRTIAMDGTEGLVRGNKVIDTGSPIRIPVGAETLGRIINVIGEPIDERGPIDTNKSAPIHAEAPEFVEMSVEQEILVTGIKVVDLLAPYAKGGKIGLFGGAGVGKTVLIMELINNVAKAHGGYSVFAGVGERTREGNDLYNEMIESGVISLKDKTSKVALVYGQMNEPPGARARVALTGLTVAEYFRDQEGQDVLLFIDNIFRFTQAGSEVSALLGRIPSAVGYQPTLATDMGSMQERITTTKKGSITSVQAIYVPADDLTDPAPATTFAHLDATTVLSRAIAELGIYPAVDPLDSTSRIMDPNIIGQEHYNIARGVQKILQDYKSLQDIIAILGMDELSEEDKLTVARARKIQRFLSQPFQVAEVFTGHAGKLVPLEETIKGFSRILAGDYDHLPEVAFYMVGPIEEVVEKAERLAKEAA, encoded by the exons ATGTTTTCCGCGATTAATTGCGCGGTTCGCGTTGCATCGAAGCGCGAAACGGGAAAATTCATCAGCGGCTTGGTGCAATTCA aTCGCCAATATGCTGCAAAGGCAGCCGCAAAGGCAGGAGCATCCAATGGACGTGTTGTTGCTGTAATTGGTGCTGTTGTTGATGTTCAATTCGATGAGAATCTACCACCAATTCTCAATGCCCTCGAAGTTGATGGACGCAAACCGAGACTTGTACTCGAAGTGGCACAGCATTTGGGTGAGAATACGGTTAGGACAATTGCCATGGATGGTACCGAGGGTCTTGTACGTGGGAATAAGGTTATAGATACAGGATCACCAATTAGGATTCCCGTTGGTGCTGAAACTCTCGGCAGGATTATCAATGTTATTGGGGAGCCAATTGATGAACGTGGCCCAATTGATACCAATAAATCAGCCCCAATTCATGCTGAAGCTCCAGAATTTGTGGAAATGAGTGTTGAACAGGAGATTCTTGTCACCGGAATTAAG gTGGTAGATCTTTTGGCTCCGTATGCAAAAGGTGGAAAAATTGGTCTTTTTGGTGGAGCTGGAGTTGGTAAAACTGTCTTGATCATGGAGTTGATTAACAATGTGGCTAAGGCTCATGGTGGTTATTCTGTCTTTGCTGGCGTCGGTGAGAGGACTCGCGAAGGAAATGATCTCTACAATGAAATGATTGAATCTGGTGTCATTTCGCTCAAGGATAAGACATCTAAG GTGGCGCTGGTGTATGGTCAGATGAATGAACCACCAGGTGCTCGTGCACGTGTCGCCTTGACGGGATTGACTGTTGCTGAGTACTTCCGTGATCAAGAGGGACAGGATGTATTGTTGTTCATTGACAATATTTTCCGTTTCACTCAAGCCGGTTCAGAGGTGTCTGCCCTCCTTGGACGTATCCCCTCAGCTGTGGGCTACCAACCGACTCTGGCCACTGACATGGGTAGTATGCAGGAGAGGATTACAACAACCAAAAAGGGTTCAATCACTTCTGTGCAGGCCATCTATGTGCCAGCTGATGATTTAACTGATCCAGCTCCAGCAACAACATTTGCCCATTTGGACGCTACCACTGTACTGTCACGTGCAATTGCCGAATTGGGTATCTATCCGGCTGTTGATCCACTCGATTCAACATCCCGTATCATGGATCCAAATATTATTGGGCAGGAACACTACAATATTGCCCGTGGTGTCCAGAAAATCTTGCAAGATTACAAATCATTGCAGGATATTATTGCAATTTTGGGAATGGATGAATTGAGTGAGGAGGATAAGTTGACTGTGGCCAGAGCCAGAAAGATTCAGCGTTTCCTCTCGCAGCCATTCCAAGTGGCTGAAGTATTTACTGGGCATGCAGGGAAATTGGTGCCCCTCGAAGAAACCATTAAGGGATTCAGTAGGATTCTGGCTGGTGATTATGATCATTTGCCCGAAGTGGCATTCTACATGGTGGGTCCCATTGAGGAGGTTGTCGAGAAGGCAGAACGATTGGCCAAGGAAGCAGCCTAA